The Thermococcus sp. 21S9 genomic sequence GGCAAAGAGAAAGTGGAGATACTCAGAAGTGATGAAGAAAAGATTATTGAGCTTCTGAAAAACGGACCGGTTTTGCAGAGTGAACTCGTTAAGAGGCTTGGTGTCTCCAAAGCAAAAGTTA encodes the following:
- a CDS encoding MarR family transcriptional regulator, translated to GKEKVEILRSDEEKIIELLKNGPVLQSELVKRLGVSKAKVSLLLKDMEKKGLIERVKEGRSYLVKLKES